Proteins from a genomic interval of Oceanicoccus sp. KOV_DT_Chl:
- a CDS encoding SDR family NAD(P)-dependent oxidoreductase: MVVTADTDILLETQKMNDFKGKTAVVTGGASGIGRCLCDVFAREGMNIVVADIEEKVLDVAVSELIAAGVNAIGVVTDVTEPKSVLALADKAFEVYGNVHILCNNAGVGIKEAARRIWTLTPNDWQWGYSVNVMGAVNGISAFVPRMLENGEEGHVVNTTSGNGGCYPFPTTPIYASSKAAVTSLTEVLHYQFLMDAASIQAHLLYPGPHLVNTQILASQRNRQEAFKDDDEVEDYLSMEDLKKASVGQDVEFKLTEPAEVAESCIEGIRNGQFWIRPYIDEHQEKIKARCESLLNNTNPILAG; the protein is encoded by the coding sequence TTGGTTGTAACTGCTGACACTGACATATTATTGGAAACACAAAAAATGAATGACTTTAAAGGTAAAACTGCCGTTGTAACTGGCGGTGCCAGTGGCATTGGTCGCTGCCTCTGTGATGTTTTTGCTCGAGAGGGTATGAATATCGTTGTCGCAGACATAGAAGAGAAAGTTTTGGATGTGGCTGTCTCAGAGCTTATTGCAGCGGGTGTCAATGCTATTGGTGTTGTGACAGATGTAACTGAACCGAAATCGGTTTTGGCATTGGCTGACAAAGCCTTCGAGGTCTATGGCAATGTTCATATTCTTTGCAACAATGCAGGAGTAGGCATTAAAGAAGCTGCTCGCCGAATCTGGACATTGACCCCTAACGACTGGCAATGGGGTTACAGTGTTAATGTTATGGGTGCTGTGAATGGAATTAGTGCGTTCGTTCCCCGTATGTTGGAGAATGGGGAAGAGGGTCATGTTGTCAATACTACGTCAGGCAATGGCGGATGTTATCCTTTTCCAACGACACCTATTTATGCGTCTTCAAAAGCGGCTGTGACTAGTTTAACAGAAGTGTTGCATTACCAGTTTTTGATGGATGCAGCGTCGATACAGGCACACCTGTTATACCCTGGGCCACATCTAGTTAATACTCAGATACTTGCTTCACAGCGTAACCGTCAGGAGGCTTTCAAAGATGACGACGAGGTTGAAGATTATCTGTCCATGGAAGATTTGAAGAAAGCGAGTGTCGGTCAGGATGTCGAATTCAAATTGACTGAGCCAGCTGAGGTTGCAGAAAGCTGTATAGAAGGTATTCGCAATGGTCAATTCTGGATTCGCCCCTATATTGACGAACATCAAGAGAAGATTAAGGCCCGTTGTGAAAGCCTCTTGAACAATACCAATCCAATACTTGCCGGTTAG
- a CDS encoding efflux RND transporter periplasmic adaptor subunit: MLERLCCSTIIPLLLSSVLLASCSDKQPVSGKKIVEDALQVQTLMLQPQHWRSSFDSYGYLESTETVDISIDFSGTVREVNFKEGEVIRAGQVLIRLDRKKQELKLKQAEAYLESAKAELSKSQSTYQRHRNLVTTGALSQEQFKQSEANFTRAAAALSEAEAALALAQQDLRETTIISPVDGIVDQRNAEPGQTVLPGNSLAVVEVTDTLRAVTYVSQREVNLLRLGEVAAMTCPGVPGREYIARVELVGNSADPQTGNFEVKLTVGNNDRQLRAGMSVRLRLKGMLRENTILIPEAALVDRNRRRVVFRIANGRAQEVEPMIGVGGDGQIPIFSGLRAGDQLILGPLPLLQHGSLVTSKNSEDTSADTQPYNNTEISRELTESVPVTAEESVESSAK, translated from the coding sequence ATGCTTGAACGCTTGTGTTGCAGCACTATCATTCCTCTACTTTTATCTTCAGTTCTACTCGCTAGCTGTAGTGATAAGCAGCCCGTTTCCGGAAAAAAAATTGTGGAAGACGCACTACAGGTGCAAACCTTGATGTTGCAACCACAACACTGGCGCAGTAGCTTCGACAGTTATGGATATTTAGAATCTACTGAAACTGTTGATATTAGTATTGATTTCTCCGGCACTGTTCGAGAAGTAAATTTCAAGGAAGGAGAAGTCATACGTGCTGGACAGGTACTGATCAGACTGGATCGAAAAAAGCAGGAATTAAAACTCAAGCAGGCTGAAGCCTATCTGGAAAGCGCCAAAGCCGAGCTGAGTAAATCCCAGAGCACTTACCAGCGCCATCGTAACTTGGTGACCACTGGCGCACTTTCACAGGAGCAGTTCAAACAAAGCGAAGCAAACTTTACCCGTGCAGCCGCTGCGCTGAGTGAAGCCGAAGCAGCGCTGGCGCTGGCGCAACAGGATTTACGCGAAACAACCATTATTAGCCCTGTGGATGGGATCGTTGACCAGCGCAATGCGGAGCCAGGGCAAACTGTACTACCAGGCAATTCATTAGCTGTAGTTGAAGTTACCGATACCCTGCGTGCGGTAACCTATGTGAGTCAGCGCGAAGTTAACTTGTTGCGACTGGGTGAAGTAGCTGCCATGACCTGCCCTGGTGTACCAGGTCGAGAATATATAGCTCGCGTGGAGTTGGTCGGTAATAGTGCCGACCCGCAAACAGGTAATTTTGAGGTGAAGCTGACAGTAGGTAACAATGACCGTCAGCTCCGTGCAGGTATGTCAGTGAGGTTACGCCTTAAGGGTATGTTGAGAGAGAACACTATTCTTATTCCAGAGGCGGCATTGGTGGATAGAAATCGGCGCCGGGTAGTTTTCCGAATTGCTAATGGTCGCGCACAGGAAGTAGAACCGATGATTGGTGTAGGTGGGGATGGCCAAATCCCCATTTTTTCTGGACTGAGAGCGGGTGATCAATTGATTCTGGGGCCATTGCCGCTATTGCAACATGGCAGCCTGGTTACATCCAAAAACAGTGAAGATACTAGTGCTGATACTCAGCCGTATAACAACACGGAAATTTCAAGAGAGCTTACTGAAAGTGTGCCTGTCACTGCTGAAGAAAGTGTTGAGAGTAGCGCCAAGTGA
- a CDS encoding efflux RND transporter permease subunit produces MKSLIAFFARRTLLVNMILAMIIMAGIMVLRSQEYSSYPSMDLGNFTITTIQPGASANDVELSVTVPLEEQILELDGLDEMVSSSMEGVSSILVKANPDNNVSQNAKFAVDLQKAIDRADAHLPKNLPLKPDIHRHNPDVIPVMELLLHGNVSEETLRHTARQLHTELMQLPDVAGVDKEGYRNKEVKILLDPQRVHQLGISYDEIIAAVTGRNVRDSGGSLNSFKSEKDIITVGEFRDPKELAEVIIRVNGPANYLRVRDIAEVVIDYEDWSIQSFTDGTPGISLLVKKEADADGLKVARQLRVFVEEANLRLPHGVTLSTFNDTTRYTRNMLTSLVNNAIAGIILVFLVLMSFFPFRFTIWVAAGIPTAIMLAFIFMVFFDMSINQTSIGALILMLGILVDDAIVVAENIFQHKEAGEDPINAAINGTYGIAAPVLTSSATTLFAFAPLLFLSGIEGKFMWVIPAMVMMVLAASILECNLMLPAHMASALKSQDKKAAKGFRNWFKPVERFYRWWLSHVLSHRYLAFIATTIGAVLIGWVSIQSIDINLYPDGDIDNILIKTELPVGTSFEQTRNALASMDAEIRALVAAEDILNIKFTVGHHDNGDVNSVTEGRQPSWGLISIFLVPLEERENDALSILSKLRKNFSNREDYNSIVVEPYRNTPPTGRSVEVDIIGNHEHRYLVADALTNLLQAQPGVSEVWTTYSPGKDLIELELNHEAIADYGLTVSSITRAVRIAFDGLLIDELQTVDERIKFRLQFQQPEQGKLETLYGLTIINNRGEPVLLRSVAELVSHPGESSIRHFFGDRSITVYAEIDKSFISVAKINQIVTSYIEDNQLRARYPQLRILQGGEVKRQKDALGNVGNAAVLAMAGILFLLVLLFSSVSQPLLVMLVIPLGMVGVFLAFAVQGFDLSMSAMVGMTGLAGILINDSLIMIDRLNKNRGEGPLSQRQIVDAAGSRLRPVFITTLTTVAGLFPAAYGIMGDNSFLRPMIMTMFWGVLFGSLVTLLYLPCLYAMDQDFRRWLKKIRKTV; encoded by the coding sequence GTGAAATCTCTTATTGCATTTTTCGCTCGTCGTACGTTGCTGGTCAATATGATTCTAGCCATGATAATAATGGCGGGAATTATGGTGTTACGTTCTCAGGAGTACAGCAGTTACCCGTCAATGGATCTCGGTAACTTCACCATTACCACCATTCAACCCGGCGCTAGTGCCAACGATGTCGAGCTATCTGTCACAGTGCCATTGGAGGAACAAATACTTGAGTTGGACGGGTTAGATGAAATGGTCTCCAGTAGTATGGAGGGCGTCTCTAGTATTTTGGTTAAGGCAAACCCTGATAATAACGTCAGTCAAAATGCCAAATTTGCAGTTGACCTGCAAAAGGCTATTGATCGTGCTGATGCCCACCTACCTAAGAACCTGCCGTTAAAGCCTGATATACATCGTCACAATCCGGATGTTATTCCCGTCATGGAGTTATTGTTACATGGCAATGTATCCGAAGAAACGCTTCGGCATACCGCACGACAATTACACACAGAGCTGATGCAATTACCTGATGTGGCCGGTGTTGATAAAGAGGGTTATAGAAACAAGGAAGTAAAAATCTTACTCGACCCGCAGCGGGTACACCAGTTGGGCATCAGCTACGATGAAATAATTGCTGCGGTTACTGGCCGAAACGTACGAGATTCCGGAGGCTCTCTTAACTCATTCAAAAGTGAGAAAGATATTATTACGGTCGGCGAGTTTCGCGATCCCAAGGAGTTAGCCGAAGTTATCATTCGGGTCAATGGCCCCGCCAATTATTTACGTGTTCGTGATATTGCTGAAGTCGTTATTGATTACGAAGACTGGAGTATTCAATCATTCACAGATGGTACGCCGGGTATTAGTCTGTTGGTAAAAAAAGAAGCCGATGCCGATGGTCTTAAGGTCGCCAGGCAACTGCGTGTCTTTGTTGAAGAAGCCAATCTGCGATTGCCACATGGCGTTACATTATCTACGTTTAATGATACTACACGTTACACGCGCAACATGCTGACTTCGCTGGTGAATAATGCAATCGCAGGCATTATTCTTGTATTTCTTGTGCTCATGTCTTTTTTTCCCTTTCGCTTTACCATTTGGGTTGCGGCGGGAATTCCTACTGCAATTATGCTGGCGTTTATCTTTATGGTGTTTTTTGATATGAGCATCAATCAGACCAGTATTGGTGCTTTAATCCTGATGTTAGGGATATTGGTGGATGATGCTATCGTTGTCGCTGAAAATATTTTCCAACACAAAGAAGCGGGTGAAGACCCTATCAATGCAGCTATTAATGGTACCTATGGAATAGCTGCACCGGTGCTTACTAGCTCTGCAACAACGTTGTTTGCTTTTGCGCCTTTGTTATTTTTATCCGGTATTGAAGGCAAGTTTATGTGGGTTATTCCCGCAATGGTAATGATGGTGTTGGCGGCCTCGATACTGGAATGTAATTTGATGTTGCCCGCGCATATGGCTTCGGCACTAAAATCACAAGATAAAAAAGCCGCCAAGGGTTTTCGTAATTGGTTTAAGCCGGTTGAAAGGTTCTATCGTTGGTGGCTAAGCCATGTTCTCAGTCATCGTTATTTGGCATTTATCGCAACCACTATTGGCGCTGTTCTGATAGGGTGGGTCAGCATTCAATCGATAGACATAAACCTTTATCCCGATGGGGATATCGATAATATTCTAATCAAGACAGAGTTACCTGTAGGTACTTCGTTTGAGCAAACCCGTAACGCTTTGGCATCGATGGATGCAGAAATTAGAGCCCTGGTAGCGGCCGAAGATATCCTCAATATTAAATTTACTGTTGGCCATCATGACAACGGTGACGTAAATAGTGTGACGGAAGGGCGCCAGCCTTCATGGGGTTTAATTAGCATATTTTTAGTGCCTTTAGAGGAGCGCGAAAATGATGCCCTAAGCATTCTTTCCAAGTTGAGAAAGAATTTTTCCAACCGCGAAGATTACAATAGTATTGTGGTCGAACCCTATCGCAATACGCCGCCAACTGGGCGTTCGGTCGAGGTGGATATTATTGGCAATCATGAGCACCGCTATCTAGTGGCCGATGCGCTCACTAATCTGTTGCAAGCACAACCGGGTGTTAGTGAAGTCTGGACTACTTACAGTCCCGGTAAAGACCTGATTGAGCTTGAGCTTAATCACGAGGCAATTGCCGATTATGGTCTCACCGTTTCTAGTATCACCCGCGCAGTGCGCATTGCTTTTGATGGCCTGTTGATTGATGAGCTCCAAACCGTGGATGAACGTATTAAATTCCGCTTGCAATTTCAGCAGCCGGAACAGGGAAAACTGGAAACGCTATATGGCCTGACGATCATCAATAATCGTGGTGAGCCAGTGTTATTACGCAGTGTTGCCGAGCTAGTCAGTCATCCTGGTGAATCGTCTATTCGCCATTTTTTCGGTGATCGTAGTATTACCGTTTATGCGGAAATTGATAAATCTTTTATTTCCGTTGCTAAGATTAATCAAATTGTTACCAGCTATATAGAAGATAATCAATTACGCGCTCGCTACCCACAGCTTCGTATTCTGCAGGGCGGTGAGGTGAAGCGACAAAAAGATGCGCTTGGCAATGTGGGTAATGCGGCGGTGTTAGCAATGGCTGGAATTCTGTTTTTGCTGGTATTGCTGTTTAGCTCTGTTAGCCAGCCGTTGTTGGTGATGCTGGTTATTCCATTGGGTATGGTTGGTGTTTTTCTAGCTTTTGCGGTGCAGGGTTTTGATTTAAGTATGTCGGCTATGGTGGGAATGACCGGTTTGGCAGGGATATTAATAAATGACTCTCTGATTATGATTGATCGTCTAAACAAAAATAGAGGTGAGGGGCCGTTAAGTCAGCGACAAATTGTAGACGCCGCTGGTTCGCGTTTGCGCCCCGTTTTTATTACGACACTAACAACCGTCGCGGGTTTATTTCCTGCTGCCTATGGCATCATGGGCGACAATTCTTTTTTACGGCCGATGATTATGACGATGTTCTGGGGTGTTTTATTTGGTAGTCTAGTTACGTTGTTGTACTTACCTTGCTTGTACGCTATGGATCAGGACTTTCGACGCTGGCTGAAAAAAATACGAAAAACTGTCTGA
- a CDS encoding SDR family NAD(P)-dependent oxidoreductase, producing MDLKNKIIVVTGGLGSLGRAVCNAAVQAGAIVVAVDVVEGEAVAGVESSPAFDLGDAEATKTGLSAIAKKYGRIDALVNVAGGFRWETVADGSIETWDLLYQMNVRTAVNASRGALAFFPASGGRIVSISAAGAMKADLGMGAYAASKSGVARFTEALAEELKPRNITVNAVLPSIIDTQPNRNDMPDADFSTWVTPAALADVILFLLSDRADVITGALIPVTGRV from the coding sequence ATGGATTTAAAGAACAAAATTATTGTAGTCACGGGTGGTTTGGGTTCGCTAGGGCGAGCTGTATGCAACGCTGCAGTTCAGGCTGGTGCCATCGTTGTCGCCGTTGATGTTGTTGAGGGTGAGGCTGTAGCCGGGGTGGAGAGTTCGCCTGCCTTTGATTTGGGGGATGCTGAAGCTACTAAAACGGGTCTGAGTGCAATCGCGAAAAAATATGGTCGTATTGATGCTTTGGTGAATGTTGCTGGTGGTTTTCGCTGGGAAACAGTTGCTGACGGCTCTATTGAGACTTGGGACTTGCTGTATCAAATGAATGTACGTACCGCTGTTAATGCGAGTCGCGGTGCGTTAGCATTTTTTCCTGCCAGTGGGGGACGTATTGTCAGCATTAGCGCAGCCGGTGCAATGAAAGCAGATCTAGGTATGGGGGCATACGCTGCATCAAAATCTGGTGTGGCCCGGTTTACTGAGGCGCTTGCGGAAGAGTTAAAGCCGCGTAATATTACTGTGAATGCAGTGCTGCCGAGTATTATTGATACGCAGCCTAATCGAAATGATATGCCTGATGCTGATTTTTCAACTTGGGTCACGCCGGCAGCTTTAGCGGATGTAATTCTGTTTCTATTGAGTGATCGCGCAGACGTAATCACTGGTGCTTTGATTCCGGTAACTGGAAGAGTTTAA
- a CDS encoding TetR/AcrR family transcriptional regulator: protein MSDALERKKSPRKNKNVRIASILKAARETFEQQGYEQAKISEIAEKVDIVEGTIFHYFGSKRKLVLKVMEDFYNGITESLYEEITGIQGTRNRLHFVIWHHLKVISDNAPLCAVILRESRGLDKAFSKDIYQLNRNYTAPLRQVIQEGVANGEINPEISISMVSNTVYGSIEHALWNLLSDGETLDVAKTAKDFTDMVFNGIRVHTTEVESSEAARLIKKLNKLL, encoded by the coding sequence ATGTCAGACGCATTAGAACGAAAAAAATCACCAAGGAAGAATAAAAATGTTCGTATCGCATCTATTTTAAAAGCCGCAAGAGAAACCTTCGAGCAGCAGGGATACGAGCAAGCCAAGATCTCTGAGATTGCCGAAAAAGTTGATATCGTTGAAGGTACAATATTTCATTATTTCGGTAGCAAAAGAAAGTTAGTTTTAAAAGTGATGGAAGATTTTTACAACGGAATTACTGAAAGTCTTTATGAAGAAATCACTGGCATCCAAGGTACTCGCAACCGCCTCCATTTTGTTATTTGGCATCACCTGAAAGTAATTAGTGATAACGCCCCGCTTTGTGCCGTTATCCTCCGGGAATCTCGCGGCCTGGACAAAGCTTTTAGCAAAGACATATATCAACTTAACCGTAACTATACTGCCCCACTGAGGCAAGTCATTCAGGAAGGGGTAGCCAATGGCGAAATTAATCCTGAGATATCCATCTCCATGGTATCTAATACTGTCTACGGTAGTATCGAGCACGCACTATGGAATTTATTATCCGATGGAGAAACTCTGGATGTTGCCAAAACAGCTAAAGATTTCACTGACATGGTCTTTAATGGTATTCGAGTACATACCACGGAAGTTGAAAGCAGTGAAGCAGCAAGACTGATCAAAAAATTAAACAAATTACTCTAA
- a CDS encoding phosphate acyltransferase — translation MTTTSVLDLLRRKARGQPQRIIFPEQSDPRVIGAIGILVEQGLCKPVLLNTSNPKIPDCEIFWEQTDAPEWFDLATTTFSESRNITLAQAKQDLRDPLLLSALLTRCGYIDAGIAGSIATTANVLRAAIQGIGLIPDSQLLSSAFLMELPNCVLTYGDCAVNPCPTAEQLAQIAIDSAATHFALTGQTPKVALLSFSTTGSAQHKSIDTVRKALSIVKSQKPELCIDGELQFDTAFVANIGAIKATDSPVAGQGNVFIFPDLNSGNIGYKITEHLGGANAIGPVLQGLRKTWVDLSRGCKQNDIVDAAVIASVLSIEQKKKPQPHHQGEICEV, via the coding sequence ATGACAACTACTAGTGTACTCGACTTACTCCGAAGGAAAGCTCGAGGCCAACCTCAAAGAATTATTTTTCCCGAGCAATCTGACCCAAGGGTGATAGGGGCAATCGGTATATTAGTCGAGCAAGGCTTATGCAAACCCGTGCTACTCAACACCTCAAACCCGAAAATTCCCGACTGTGAAATTTTCTGGGAACAAACCGATGCCCCCGAATGGTTTGATTTAGCCACGACCACTTTTAGCGAAAGCAGAAACATCACCCTTGCGCAAGCTAAACAAGACCTGAGAGATCCACTACTACTCTCTGCTCTACTCACCCGCTGTGGCTATATAGATGCAGGTATTGCAGGTTCAATCGCTACTACCGCCAATGTGTTAAGAGCCGCCATTCAAGGCATCGGCCTGATTCCAGACTCACAGTTATTATCCAGCGCATTTTTGATGGAGCTACCGAACTGTGTATTAACCTACGGGGATTGCGCAGTTAACCCCTGTCCAACAGCAGAACAACTGGCTCAAATAGCTATCGATAGTGCGGCAACCCACTTTGCTCTAACAGGGCAAACCCCCAAAGTGGCACTGCTTTCATTTTCAACCACAGGCTCAGCACAACACAAAAGCATTGATACCGTTCGCAAAGCTTTATCTATCGTAAAATCCCAAAAACCTGAACTTTGTATTGATGGCGAACTACAATTCGACACCGCTTTTGTTGCTAATATCGGCGCTATTAAGGCTACTGACTCGCCTGTAGCGGGACAAGGCAATGTCTTTATTTTTCCCGACCTAAACTCAGGCAATATTGGTTATAAAATCACCGAACATCTGGGGGGCGCCAACGCGATTGGACCAGTACTACAAGGACTAAGAAAAACGTGGGTAGATCTATCGCGAGGCTGCAAACAAAATGATATCGTAGACGCCGCAGTTATTGCTTCCGTGCTATCAATAGAACAAAAGAAAAAGCCTCAGCCTCACCATCAGGGTGAGATCTGTGAGGTGTAG
- a CDS encoding acyclic terpene utilization AtuA family protein, which translates to MNNKKMVRVANAQGFWGDSLLGPIRLVEEGPVDYLTFDYLAEITMSIMQKQKMRNPEAGYALDFITMLARILPTCQQKGIKVIANAAGVNPKACLQAIEKVITDLGLTGIRVGIVEGDDILDTLPELIKSGELFNNLETGDNLDQIRDRISSANVYIGAKPIADALDQGADIVITGRASDPSLVLAPLIHEFGWSMEDYDRMAAGTIMGHIIECGPQCTGGNFTHWRDVPDMARIGYPIIEASDDGSFVVTKHENTGGLVSVETVTSQLLYELGDPKNYLGPDCIADFTSIEIAQEDTNRVSISGIKGYAPTPTYKVSMSYSSGYKILSTLCIAGPDAIEKAHVLADMVFERMAMHGAVIAEEDRFLELFGTNVLYKGLVPAAEQPHEIMMRVGAKGDNRDQLNILGAEIAPLLTSGPPGITGFAGGRARATEVVGYWPALIDKTKVSTQVTVKEI; encoded by the coding sequence GTGAACAACAAAAAGATGGTGCGTGTTGCCAATGCACAAGGCTTTTGGGGAGACAGCTTGCTTGGGCCAATCCGCTTGGTAGAAGAAGGTCCAGTAGATTATCTGACTTTTGACTATCTAGCTGAGATCACCATGAGCATCATGCAAAAACAAAAAATGCGCAACCCGGAAGCAGGATATGCACTGGATTTTATTACCATGCTCGCCAGGATTTTGCCCACTTGCCAGCAAAAGGGTATCAAAGTAATCGCCAACGCTGCAGGCGTAAACCCAAAGGCCTGCCTTCAGGCTATTGAAAAAGTAATCACCGATCTCGGGCTTACGGGCATCCGTGTTGGTATCGTTGAAGGCGATGATATCCTCGACACACTCCCCGAGCTCATAAAATCCGGAGAGTTATTTAATAACCTTGAAACCGGCGATAATCTTGATCAAATTCGCGACCGCATCAGCAGCGCTAATGTTTACATTGGTGCCAAGCCCATCGCAGACGCCTTAGATCAGGGAGCCGATATTGTCATCACTGGGCGCGCTAGCGACCCATCGCTTGTCCTCGCGCCACTGATCCATGAGTTCGGCTGGTCCATGGAAGACTATGACAGAATGGCTGCTGGCACCATCATGGGCCATATCATTGAATGCGGCCCCCAGTGCACCGGCGGCAACTTCACCCATTGGCGCGATGTTCCCGATATGGCGCGTATTGGCTACCCCATCATCGAAGCTAGCGATGATGGCAGCTTTGTAGTGACCAAACACGAAAATACCGGTGGACTGGTCTCAGTCGAAACCGTCACATCACAATTACTTTACGAACTGGGCGATCCAAAAAACTACCTCGGTCCCGACTGTATTGCTGATTTCACCAGCATTGAAATCGCCCAGGAAGACACCAACAGAGTTTCCATTTCCGGCATAAAAGGCTATGCCCCAACGCCCACTTACAAAGTTTCCATGTCCTATTCAAGCGGCTATAAAATTTTGAGCACCCTCTGCATCGCAGGTCCCGATGCCATTGAGAAGGCGCACGTTCTGGCAGATATGGTGTTTGAACGCATGGCAATGCATGGCGCGGTGATCGCAGAAGAAGACCGCTTCCTGGAATTATTCGGCACCAACGTGCTTTACAAAGGCTTGGTTCCTGCCGCCGAACAACCACATGAAATCATGATGCGAGTGGGTGCTAAAGGAGACAACCGGGATCAGCTAAATATTCTGGGCGCAGAAATCGCACCACTATTAACTTCAGGCCCCCCAGGAATTACAGGGTTTGCAGGCGGGCGAGCACGAGCTACCGAGGTTGTCGGTTACTGGCCAGCACTAATTGATAAAACCAAAGTTAGCACACAGGTTACGGTGAAGGAGATTTAA
- a CDS encoding enoyl-CoA hydratase/isomerase family protein: MPTQLAVELSPNGVLRLTMNRPEVHNAFDDHQAIRLIEALDRANDDPAVRVVVLASSGKSFSAGGDLNYMKRMSSNSYEENLADAAQLARLMKTLNFLTKPTVARVQGATFGGAVGLVSCCDIAIGTPNARFALSEVKVGMAPATIAPYVVRAIGTRAARRFFTTAEVISAEKALAIGLLSEVVSADDLDVTVDTIVESLLKNAPTGMQKAKQIIFDVAAGDITESMIKDTVSFIADIRHTDEGREGLSAFLEKRPPNWT; the protein is encoded by the coding sequence ATGCCTACTCAATTAGCGGTCGAACTCTCACCCAATGGAGTGCTACGACTCACGATGAATCGACCCGAAGTACACAACGCCTTCGACGACCATCAAGCAATACGCCTGATTGAGGCTCTTGATCGGGCCAATGACGACCCGGCAGTGCGCGTCGTCGTGCTTGCCAGTAGCGGGAAAAGCTTCTCTGCCGGCGGCGATCTTAACTACATGAAACGAATGAGCAGCAACAGCTACGAAGAAAACCTGGCTGACGCCGCACAGTTAGCGCGACTGATGAAGACCCTCAACTTCCTGACCAAACCAACTGTTGCCAGAGTGCAAGGCGCTACCTTTGGAGGCGCCGTAGGTCTTGTCAGCTGCTGCGACATCGCAATCGGTACACCGAACGCCCGCTTTGCACTTAGTGAAGTCAAAGTAGGCATGGCACCTGCCACTATTGCGCCTTATGTTGTCCGGGCTATCGGTACTAGAGCTGCCCGCAGATTTTTTACTACTGCAGAAGTTATCAGCGCTGAAAAAGCGTTGGCGATAGGCTTACTGAGTGAAGTTGTTTCTGCTGATGATCTCGATGTTACCGTCGACACGATTGTGGAATCACTCCTTAAAAATGCCCCAACAGGCATGCAAAAAGCCAAACAAATTATCTTTGATGTGGCTGCTGGCGATATCACCGAGTCAATGATTAAAGACACCGTGAGCTTCATCGCTGACATTCGCCATACCGATGAAGGCCGGGAAGGTCTCAGCGCCTTTCTTGAAAAACGCCCACCCAACTGGACATAA